The sequence acaaagaaagtaacagaaagccactagccgtcaccttcaacccccagctaaaacctctccagcgcatcatcaaggatctacaacctatcctgaaggacgatccctcactctcacagatattgggagacaggccagtccttgcttacaaacagccctgcaacctgaagcaaatactcaccagcaaccacacaccacacagcaaaaacactaacccaggaacctatccttgcaacaaagcccattaccaactctgtccacatatctattcaggggacaccgtcataggacctaatcacatcagccacactatcagaggctcgttcacctgcacatctaccaatgagatatatgccatcatgtgccagcaatgcccctctgccatgtacattggccaaactggacagtctctacgtaaaagaataaatggacacaaatcagacatcaaggatgataacattcaaaaaccagttggagaacacttcaatctccctggtcactcgattacagacctaaaagtcgcaatactacaacaaaaaaaacttcaaaaacagactccaatgagaaactgctgaattggaattaatttgcaatatggatacaattaatttagggttgaataaagactgggagtggatgggtcattacacaaagtaaaactatttccccatgtttattttcccccctactgttactcaacCCTTCTTACCAACTGTTggaaatgagccatcctgattatcactacaaaagggtttttggtttttttccctctgctgacaatagctcaccttaactgatcactcttgttatagtgggtatgggaacacccattgtttcatgttctctgtgtatttatatcttcctactgtattttccactgaatgcatccgatgaagtgagctgtagctcacgaaagcttatgctcaaataactttgttagtctctaaggtgccacaagtactccttttctttttgctgatacagactaacatggctaccactctgaaacctttcccagtCCTCTGACTCTAGGGGAGTGGGCTTGCCACGCCTTTGCTGCTGAGACTTCTACCGGAAGAGGAGCTGGGGCggctgttaaaaaaacaaaaacagggatcggggcagggaaggggttatGGGTCACTGGTGCTGGCGGGGCAGAGTCCCTCCTGCGGCAGCTCTCCGCACATGTTAAACacgcacagagacacacacctgAAAGCCCTGCTTCAGCCTACCTACCCCACCCACCTGCCTGAAGCCACTCTCCCCTTGCCCCACCCTGGCCTGGCCCCACAGGCCACATCCCACTGCCCACAGGCCACGCCCCCTTCCCAACAGACCCCGCACCCTGACCCTGCAGGCCACGCCCCACTGCCATAGGCCACGCCCCCTCATCCATAGGCAACGCCCCACTCCTCCagaccccaccctgctctcctcaGACCCCGCCCTCGGCCCTGACTGACCCCTTAGAGCCCAGCTCCGACCCTTCGGGCCACGCCCACACCTCAGGCCACGCCCACCCAGCCCCACGGCtcctccccggccccgcccctaaaccctcccagggctggcagcTCTCGCGAGACGCGATGCTCCCGGAAGCCGGAAGTGGCGGCGGCGGCGTCATGTGCGGGGGCTGCGTGGAGACCGAGTACCCGTCCCGGGTGAGCGGGGCCGGGGCTTGTCTCCCCCCTCGCCCCGGTTCCCtgagcgggggctgggagcccggactcctgggttctctccccagctctggtccgggggtggggtctggtgggctggagctgggctgggagcccggactcctgggttctctccccagctctggtccgggggtggggtctggtgggctggagctgggctgggagcccggactcctgggttctctccccagctctggtccgggggtggggtctggtgggctggagctgggctgggagcccggactcctgggttctctccccagctctggtccgggggtggggtctggtgggctggagctgggctgggagcccggactcctgggttctctccccagctctggtccgggggtggggtctggtgggctggagctgggctgggagcccggactcctgggttctctccccagctctggtccgggggtggggtctggtgggctggagctgggctgggaggccggactcctgggttctgtttctgactTGATACCTAGGGTGAATCATGCCCATCTCCCTCTGTAAAGTgcgctcctcttccccccccccccccgcacctcctgacCTTCTGCCACAGCAGTGTCTATCCTCAGGCCAGGGTGGGCTAGAGGCTGCCCTGGGTACCTTTGGCACCCAGGGGTGCTTCTGGAAAAATTTGTAttgtggggatgctgagagccattgaaccgaaTTGTAAgccctgtatgtgatggaaaccacttcaagccagggggtgcggcagcagcccccgcacccctagttccagcacctctggatgCATCCTGTGCGCAGCCCAGGGGGTagtcctgctccctgctgggtTTTAAGAGTGCATAGCATGGGGCAAAGGCAACGTGAAGCTGCCTAAGAGATAGGAAATAATACTGCAGACAATGCAGTGCTGTTACATAAACCAGCCATGCCCCTGCCTCTGAGATAGTGTTACCTTGAAAAAGATAGAGCAGAAAGAACAGGGTACTGAGATGGTAACAAAAACAATGGGGGCATAGAAAGactgctctgtgagaagagactGAAAAGATGGGACAGTTTATTGTGTTCCCTTTTATTTAACTCTTCTCTAGAgatatccaaaaatattaatgatGAGAAGGCAAGTCAGGCTCTTCTTTGTagtaacacaagaacaaaggtttcagagtagcagccgtgttagtctgtattcgcaaaaagaaaaggaggacttgtggcaccttagagactaacaaatttatttgagcataagctttcgtgagctacagctcacttcatcagatgcataagctcacgaaagcttatgctcaaataaatttgttagtctctaaggtgccacaagtcctccttttctttttacaagaacAAAAGAACAACCAATGGAGTTGAAatacaatacatttaaaattataaaaGGAAATAATTATGCTTTATcgaaacctgtggaactcattgccacaaagtGTTGCTGAGACCAAGAGCTTAGAGGAATTCAAAGAACTAGGCACATAGATAAGGAGCTCATACACAGtaacagtagaacctcagcgttcTGGACTGACCAGTCAACCGTGCATGTCATTCGGagccagaagtatgcaatcaggcagcagcagagaccaagaGAAAGCAGTACTGTGTTCAATGTAAACgactaaaaatataaagggaaagcagcatttttcttctgcataggaAGGATTCAAAATTGTATTAAGTCCGTGATCACTTGTCAACTTTTGAAAAAACAGTCGTAATGTTTTGTTCAgggttatgaacatttcagagttacgaacagcctcccttcctgaggtgtttgtaactctgaggttctcctgtacactgactgactttttttaaagggCATAACAACAGTAAGACTAACTAGTTCCTATGTTGCATAGTGCTTTCcagccatagatctcaaagcaggtcagtatcattaccccaattttacagttggggaaactgaggcacagagattgacATGACCTGCCCATGAGGGATATAAGCCCTCATGTTTCAAGGCATAAGTCGGTCACTAACTGACTGGGTTATCATGAAACTCCACTCAGGGGAAGGTTATTCCCGAATTGGCTACTGCTGGCTTCCTTGCAGTTGTCTCTGAACTGTGTGTTACTGGACTAGATTCCCCGCTGACTCTGGGATGACATTTCATATGTTTTTGTTTACCTCTGTGTTCTTACCTCTCCTCACTCCCCTCAGTTATTCCAGGCTCATTGAATCTACCAATCTAGTACTGGGCACAGACTCTAAAGCAGTTCCCATCAGAGCGAGATCCCTGTGACAGTCAGGGAAGGGAAGCAGAATCAGCCAGCAGTATTTGCTTGCCAGGAACGTTTGTGTATATGTGATTTGTTGGACATGGTGGCTCCAAGACCCCCTGGtgtgatgacaggtttcagagtagcatccgtgttcgtctgtgtccacaaaaagaacaCCATAGAGATGGCTCCATGTTACGGGGGCATTCTGAAGTACCGATGGCTTTCTTGCTCAGTTGATGCCTTCCTGCTCTTGGCTCTGAACACTCTCTCCTGCAGGGATCACTGCAacaccttttttcccccaaaaaacactttttttaggtacattaaaaaaaaagtaaaccatTCACTTTTACACAAGCTGGCTGGTCCCAGGTCATTGCCTCCAGAGTACCAAATTTTGCTAAGACTGCAGTATTGTCACCCTTCCCTTTGTTCCTGCTCAGAGGCCTGCAGGGAAACTCTGTTGTGTCAATTTGCCCCCCAAACTCCCGCATACTTGTAAGTCTACTTTCTGGAGCAGGGGGCACGCcctacagtttggggaccacttccCTAACCCTTGCGTGTGCTGTCAATAAATACAATGTTGGGACAAATTGAAGCGGGAGGGGTGGGTGTTTGGCAATAACATAGAAATGGAGGTGGATAATTTTCCTCTCAATTTTGTAGGGGAACACCTGCCTGGAGAACGGCTCTTTCCTGCTCAACTACGTGGGGTGTGTGGAGTGCAACAAGAGGGACTTTGTGCTGATTGCAAACAGAGCAacggaggaggaggatggagaagaAATCATCACTTATGACCGTAAGGAGGTCCCCTTGTTTGTCTCATCAATTAAGTGTGCGCACAGCCACAGGCTTTAGGAACCTGAGCTGCAAAGGGGTGAGGTGtcatgtttttttattattatgcctattgtggggagagagagagtttagCACTTGATTTGAAAAAGTTACCAGACCTCTCTTGGCCAGAGGGTAGTAGGAGAGCTGTCTGGGGCTCCCTAAAGAAATCTAAGTCAGTGACCCAGGTCCCCACCTGCGGGGAAGGAGAAAGTTGCTGAAATTTCTATTTTGCTGCTATCCTGTGACCTTCCTCGTGGGCTCCACTTTCACTTAAGTCCCTGGCTGGAAAGTGTCTAAGGCCTTGTCAAAAGTTGTACGGCTTAAATTATCCCAGTGGGGTTCCTATACCAGTTGCTGGGGGTTaaagacaaattcaaaattaccAATAACGCCCACATTTCTAACCATGACCAACAGAGGAGCCATTGGAATAAACTTCCAAGGGGTGGCTGCTCCCTCTTAAAGGCTTCAGATCCAGGCTggaggcctttctggaagatctgctttaGCCAAACGCAATTTACTGGGCTCAGTCCAGAGAgaactgagtgaaattctctgTCCTGGGCTATGCAGGCGGTCTgatgagatgatctaatggtcccacCTGGCCTTAAGctaggaatctatgaataagGGCAAAAccctctagtgtggatgcagatATACAGGTACAAAGGTGTTTATACCAGTGTACAGTGTCTCTACAGGAAGGGGAAGGATCTATTCTGGTGTAACTGTCAACATGAGGGGttgtatcagtataactatgttggttaaaaaaaaaaaatcacatcccctAGCCAGCATAGTTACAGCAGCACAAAACCTGTGTGATCTGGCTACAGCCAggtcagcatgtgcttaactgttcTCAGAATCCAGGCCTgaggctggagctcccctccccactccagagctggaggagtctctgctaCTGTACGCTCCCCCATCACCCCCCAAcctccctgctgcactgctgctgagACTCCAGAATCTCTCCCCTGCCTCCGTTTGTGTGTCATCCTCACCTGTGATTAGCTCCAGtgtctgcctctgctgctgcccacTGCTCCCAAGAAGCCTCTACTTACTCTACTTACTCTACTTACTCTAATCACATCATTGATGTGATTCTGGGCAGCTTCACTGATACTCACAGGGTTGTGAACAGCtgctgtgaaactgaccagagtCTTGTGAATGTCAGTCTACTGCCAACTGAGGGGCAAACTCAGGGAAGCAGCTCTGTATCTGTTCACATTTTGCATCCATGCCAggttaatgttttgtttttagagcCTAAATTCTCCAGCAATTGATAGCTTAGCTCTCCCTAATCACCAAAGTAAACCTCCTGCTTGCCTCGTGTGtgtcgattttttttttaagccaggtAAAATGTGAGGAAAGAGAACTGAAGGGATGTGAAGAGAGAGAATGGGGTTGTTTTTGGTTGTCAGTATCACTGTGTCTCTGTAAAAAATGCAGGAAAGGGTTCTCAGTTTGGCATTTATTAGTGTATGTTACATTTACACTGTTTGGAGTGAATGGACAATTCCATCTGCATTGGTGCTCGTGGAAGGCCCTATATTGACCTCCCTCTGGATTCTAAAATCCAGTGGCAATCCTGACTTCTCTCTCATCCCCTGCCTGGACCCCGACCACCAGGGAACCATCTGCAGGACTAAGAGAGTAATTTGCCCTCGCCCATTCAGTGCCTTGGCCTCCCTGCTGAGACTGAAGTGCAAATGGGTTTTGCAAGGTGGGAGCTTAGCTTATGCCCctcaactcatttcacagaggccTACAAATAGCCACAAGCTGGAAGCAATTTCTGCAGGATTTGAATGGCCAAGTTAATGACTTTAGAGTTTCTCCAGCTAATTGCAGTATCAGAGCCATAGTTGCGCTCAAGCTTGCATAGATTAAATAAATGTGCTTTGTAGGATGGCACAGGAGATGAGTTGGGAATGGTTAAAGGTGGCATGTTTCCATTAGTCCCCTGAGTTTATACAGTGCATTTCCCCAGTGATTACAGGTTTTGGTGTAGGTGACCCAATGAGCGTGCTGCTTTGGGGAATATCAAGGAGTGAAAGGTCTCGTTTTCTGTTCAGCATCCAGGCTCCGGTGGTTAGAAAAATTGACTACTTTTGAACTATTTGCCCTGCTCCCAGCTAAAAATGGGCCTGGCCCGTACAGTGAAGGTGAAACCTTATGTAGTAAAACAATTTCTCCAGGCATTTGTGGGGCTACAAAATACAAGTTTTTTATTGCTTTGGTAAATTCACAAATGTATTAGAAAACTGGGGTGGATCTAGCCGGGGGGATCCAAAGATATTTGGCTTTGCCTCTAAGATGACCGCTGCCCTCTTGGACCAGGAGGGCTTTTTGTCACTGACCCAGGATAGCAGGTCCTTGATCTCAGATCAGTGCAATTTTCAGTCAAAAGAAATAAGACTTTCCCTGCCCCCAGGTTGTGGTAAGTGAGGTCTCCCTCCAAGCAGGCGATCCTTGTGAATCTCTGGTTTTCGTTCCAGATGTGTGTAAGAATTGTCATCACATGATAGCCAGGCACGAATATACATTCAGCGTGGTGGACGATTACCAGGTATGTTGTCTTGCACGCTGTCATGGAGTCCCAGGATCAGTGCTACGCCCCCAGCTTTGGAACCAGCCCTTCAGCGTGCTGGACCCCCAAGGGGGTCTCACTCTTTCTTCAGGGTGGGCCAGTTGGCTTCACCGCCACCTTTGCAGCTTCAGCCCTCCTGCTTCACCCCCTGAGCTCTGCCCAGTGAGTCAAGCTGAGCCAGAGCCCTGGGAGAGACTTgtcccctcttcagggaccatgCACCTCAGCAGTATTTGCGGTGACACTCAGTGTTGTCCAAACAGCCGGGTTCAGTTGTCAGCTGTTACACAGCACAGGAGGGCCGTAGGTGAGCACAGAGAAACGAAGGGTAAAGCATGGCCCAAGTCCATCCTGTTCaacccagagcccagccaagctgtgGTGAACCCCTTTCAGGCTCTGTCTCAGTCTGACCTCCGTGGTCTGTTCCCAGGTGAGAGCCCCAACCCCTTCCCACAGCCAACTCCTAACCCCACCTCCCGCCTTCCTGATCTTTTGTTCTCCAGCTGGAGGGTTTGCTCAGCCTCcctgctgagaggtgggagaATCCATCCTCCTCTGGGGCGCAGGTTACTAAGTGTCCGTGTCCCATTGTCCTCTTGGATTCTTCACTGATATGGAGTGAGCCTCAGCCAGACCTTTTTAACAACCCATTCAGGCTCAGACAGCTAAATGCCATTCATGCTTCTGTCTCTTaacctgccctgagagcaaacagtcCTGTTTCCCTACTGCATTGCCATGCAAGAtataggggaaaccgaggcacacacaGGGGGCATAAAAAGTCACcgaaaattcccacttcatcacacacgCATGTACACAGATCAAAAATACGCACACCTTTATTCCCTCAAACGAACGCCCCGAGATCTGGAAAGCCCTGGGAGTGATGTCACAGAAGCACAAGGAACCCCAGGATCGCAGCGGCCGGAGCAGACAGTTCCGCTTTGTGGGTTTCCATCTGGAGGTGCTCTTGGTTTGTAGGGTTCTGCAGGCTACTGTTGCTATGGTACATGTGAGCTTGTGCCCTGTGCAGCCCACGTGCTGCTTCAGCTAGGAAGCTAGGGGAGGGATTCAAGTCACTGCCCAACCTGCTGTGCTTTTGTAGGGCCAGCTTCACTGTAGAATGTGGCTTGACTTTCCAGCTGTGGATTCCAAGCTGCCACAGCTGCATTTCCACCCGCTGGGCATGGTGCCCAAGTTAGGTGATGGGTGCATGCCGCTGATTAGCATCTCTCCAGCTCCCGACACTTTGGGCTAATCTGGCACCGTCGGATCAGGCAAGGGGACATCCATGCAATGCGAGGGTTGAGATTCTGTATGCTCAACTGGAGCCTGGCTCCCTTGCATGGATGTAGCATTTAGCACAGTGATTCTCAAACCTTtgcattggtgacccctttcacacagcaagcctctgagtgcgacccccccttatacattacaaacacattttttgtAATTAACACTATTATTAATGCTGGAGGAGAAACGGAGTttaggggtggaggctgacagctcgtaaaccccccccccaatgtaataacctcacgGCCCCCTGACGGATccggacccccagtttgagaacccatgaTTTAGCATGAGTGCCTACAGCCCTAGCTTTCAGTTGGCATTTTGAAAAGCACCTCAACTTAGGAATACACATTTCATTGCAAGTCAGTGGGATTAGGGAGGGGGTTtgcagttttcaaaagcacttaaatgacattgacttttaataggaCTTGGGgtcctaactcccttaggctccatAGAGAATTCCAGCCTGAGTGCTTTAGGACCCGATGCCATGGGGTGTAGGGCTGAGTACTTTCCACCCCGCATGAAGCGCTGCAGAACTGAGGGTGCGCAGGACCCAGATGAATCGGTGTTTGAAAGCAGACACACAGCAAGGCCATGGGACAATTGCTGGAAGAACCACCGCTGTTAATTTCTTCTGCACGGGAAGGTCCGCAGGGGTCTGCAGCCCCGGTCCAGCCTAGGAGGCAGAGCCAGACCCCCGAGCCTCTGGCAGGATGGGTGTGGCCTGACCCCTGTCCTCGCTAGTTGTGTTCTCCCTCTACCTCGGCAGCGGGTTTTATTAGACCTGCCTGCAGAGCAGTAGGTGAGATGACAAGGCCGGTGGAAgcagatggggaggaggtggtagTGGAAGAAGGGGCTTTGCGGGCAGACCCTGGCTCGCACCTGGACAGTCAGCAGGGCTTCGGAGCAACAAGGGGAGCCATATTGCAGAGTTTCGCGATGGATTGGCATGGAAGACAGGCGTTGGGCACAGTCCACCAACCGGGGCTGCGGGACCATTCCGAGACGCTCTGAGATGCAGGCATGCGTTAGCCGCCCCTTCAGGCTGCCCGctcagggggcagagcaggggaaggcTGATGGGGCCGCTCTGGGTCTGAGGTTCCTGAACCGATGCCTCCGCAAGCTGAAGTTCAGCGCATTTCTGTTCCAAACCTGCGGTTGCTGGAGTGTGCTCCCATTGTGGGTGCCATTTGCCCTTTGTAACCTCCAGAGGGAGCTAGCGGGCTTGGAGGGGCGTGGTTTCAGTGGCCACTCCCTGGAGGCTGCTGCTAGCTGCAGCCCTTGCACTGCCAGGCCCTGATGCAATGCTGTGGGGTACTTGGAGGCCTCTCTAAAGCTGATCCCTGCTCTGCTTTCTGAGAGGCTGGGCTGCTGGTCCATCTTAGGAGCTTTCGTCTGATATCGGCCCTGGTCAGCGCTGGGCAGTCCCAATGTCTGTGTGTGGGAGCCCTGGGGAGAAACCAGAGGGCCCTGAAGGGTCTGGTCGCCAGTAAGGTCTTTCAGAGCTTGCGCTCACTCAGGGCCAGGAGCCCAGTCCGTCTCTCTGGCTCTTGTGCACAGCAAAGCTGAGTGATAGTGGGGAGGCAGGTTTCCTACTGCCACAGCTATGCTCTCTGCAGGCCAGTCTGGGCACAGGACTTTCCTTGATCTCTCAGGCCAGCCTGCATGAGTCCCTTTCCGGCATGACTCTAGGTTGGGCGCCCTGCTGTGCCGCATTGGAAGAGACTGAACCATGTGGCAGTGTTGTCACCATGTGGCAGTGTTGGCATCTGCGCCCCCTTGTGGCCTACTGTGGCATTGCTCATCTGGGCTCAGTTTCCCTCCAGGTCTTCACTGGTCAGCAGCCATCTCCAGCATGGTCTGGTGCCATGGCTGCTCAGCCCTCCATCAAAGCTCTTCCCCTGCAGAGGTAGCCAAGTTACAAAACAAATACAAGGAACTCAGAAAGGAGGGTCAGCTGGGGCTGGACCCCCATTCTACTCAGGGTCCCTTTTCTCGTTAACACTTGCCTGGGCTCCCAGCTTCAGACCCAgccccccttccctcagggaggccCTGACCTGCACCCGGTGAGAGCTGGAGATCTGCTTTCCCCGCCCCCAGAGCTGGGCTCTCCCCCTTTTAGCTCCTCCCTCCAGGCCTGAATCTTGGCCAGGGTGTAGGTGCATACCCCATCTCACGCCCACCCCCGGGACAACGGAGTGTCGCAGCCTAGATTCCCAGCCCTGCATATGGAAGCGAGCGCCCCCTTGCCCCCGCGTGAGCGCCCTCTGTCTTGTTGCAGGAGTACACCATGCTGTGCCTGCTGTGTGGCAGGGCCGAGGACTCCATCAGCATCCTGCCCGATGACCCTCGCCAGGCGGCCCCCTTGTTCTGAAGCTGCCGCCATGGGTTTGCGTCCAGCCTCGCCAGGCTGTTGGCAAAGCGATGGCGGGTTACAGTCATTAAACACGTGCCCTCTGTTGTGAACGTGAGTCGCCCCACGGTCCAGCACACCGCTCCTCCCCAGGCATCAGAGAGGCTCAGGACCCCGGCCCCCGCCTGGAGGAATGAGCGGGGAGGGAGGTGTAAGCCAGGCTGCCTGGAGAACTGGTACTGTGGTGGGGAGCATGctgagggggagggagtgggacgGTCCTTGGCACAAACCAAGGTAACAGCTGCTGTCCTGTCCACGGTGCCTGGTCTGGgatcccgcccccaccccctggaaggtaattttacagccGGTGCGCAGGGGCACTGCGTGGATCTATAGTTTGTAAtgaaattagagctggctgaTATAGTAGCAGAGCCCCCCGAGGTGCACCCTAGCGTGCCCCCCAAAGGAGTCTGGAGGCTGGTACACCTGCTCTCCACCCAGCTGTCCCTGTCTCAGCTGTTCCGCAGTCACTCGGATTCCTCCCCCACGCCGTGGTCCAGGACCATGCAAACCGGGCCCAGGTTAGAGCCGTATCAGGAAACTTGCTGTGGCCAGGCTGCTTGAGCTAACAAGCAAGACTTGTTGCCTAGGACCTGTAGTCTCCCTCTGAATGGAAGGGGAAAGTGGCTCCAGATCTCCTGGCCAGCCTTTGCTGAGGGGCATCCCATGCTGCTGGCCCTCCTCCCGGGGGTGACCGGCTGCAGTGTGGTGTTCCCCTTCAGGAGAAGAGCACAGCAAACAAGTTGTTCGTGTGCACAGGTGGACAATAAACTGGGAGTGCTCTGGGGCAGCAGTGGTGTCTTCCTAGCTGTCTGTCCCGCGTCTAGCACGGTGGGGCCCCGATCATGGCTGGTGCTGCTCCAGGCTCACGG comes from Lepidochelys kempii isolate rLepKem1 chromosome 6, rLepKem1.hap2, whole genome shotgun sequence and encodes:
- the CHURC1 gene encoding protein Churchill — its product is MLPEAGSGGGGVMCGGCVETEYPSRGNTCLENGSFLLNYVGCVECNKRDFVLIANRATEEEDGEEIITYDHVCKNCHHMIARHEYTFSVVDDYQEYTMLCLLCGRAEDSISILPDDPRQAAPLF